A window of Microcystis aeruginosa FD4 contains these coding sequences:
- a CDS encoding toxin-antitoxin system HicB family antitoxin: MSTIQVQIPDSLQKSLDDLAAREGISIDQFISTAIAEKLSALMTENYLIEKAKKGSREKYEAILTKVPDVEPEAYDRLPTV; encoded by the coding sequence ATGAGTACCATTCAAGTTCAAATTCCCGACTCATTACAGAAAAGTTTAGATGATCTAGCGGCTCGTGAGGGAATTTCGATCGATCAATTTATCTCTACTGCGATCGCTGAGAAACTTTCAGCGTTGATGACAGAAAATTACCTAATAGAAAAGGCCAAAAAGGGAAGTCGAGAAAAGTATGAGGCAATCTTAACAAAAGTTCCCGATGTTGAGCCAGAAGCCTATGACCGGCTGCCGACTGTCTGA
- a CDS encoding DNA adenine methylase, with amino-acid sequence MSKIKSPLRYPGGKSRAIKQILPQIPVNIREYREPFFGGGSVFFAVKQLFGQQIKTYWINDLNYDLYCFWQCAQENIELLVAKITEIKQKYDSGRELFQDLTREDLKLTDFEKAVRFFILNRITFSGTVDSGGYSQAAFTSRFTDSSIARLTQIAPLLASVTITNQDYEELLFAEGKDVFIFLDPPYYSATKSRLYGVRGNLHTSFDHQRFADNMRQCQAKWLITYDDCPEIRKLFNFAHIIEWNLQYGMNNYKQGQAAAGRELMIKNY; translated from the coding sequence ATGTCAAAAATTAAAAGTCCCTTGCGTTATCCGGGGGGGAAATCCCGGGCAATTAAGCAAATTCTGCCGCAAATTCCTGTGAATATTAGGGAATATCGAGAACCTTTTTTTGGTGGTGGTTCTGTGTTTTTTGCTGTTAAGCAACTCTTTGGACAGCAAATAAAAACCTATTGGATTAATGACTTAAATTATGATTTATATTGTTTCTGGCAATGCGCTCAAGAAAATATTGAGTTATTGGTAGCAAAAATAACAGAAATTAAACAGAAATATGATAGCGGACGAGAATTATTTCAAGATTTGACAAGGGAAGATTTAAAGTTAACCGACTTTGAGAAAGCGGTGCGTTTTTTTATCTTAAATCGGATTACTTTTTCGGGAACAGTGGATTCGGGGGGGTATTCTCAAGCAGCTTTTACCAGTAGATTTACTGATTCATCGATAGCCAGATTAACTCAAATTGCGCCGTTATTAGCATCGGTAACAATTACTAACCAAGACTACGAAGAATTATTATTTGCTGAGGGAAAAGACGTTTTTATCTTTCTCGATCCCCCCTACTATAGTGCCACAAAATCCCGTTTGTACGGTGTAAGAGGGAATTTACATACCAGCTTCGATCATCAACGTTTTGCCGATAATATGCGTCAATGTCAGGCTAAATGGTTAATTACCTACGATGATTGTCCAGAGATACGAAAACTATTTAATTTTGCCCATATTATCGAGTGGAATCTTCAGTATGGCATGAATAATTATAAACAAGGACAGGCAGCAGCGGGGAGAGAATTAATGATCAAAAATTATTAG
- a CDS encoding Uma2 family endonuclease: MTTSLTQGITLEDFLKLPYLEDSPAWEYLHGVAIQKPMPKTRHSILQKRLLAEVDSHTVDYTALPELRCTFGGRSIVPDVAVIAWNRINLNQAGEPEDDFREAPDWTIEILSPDQKVNRVIDNILHCLKHGSKLGWMLDPDDYSVLMFTDQQEPEVCRGDHQLKVIAGVQLTLTPQQIFAWLKVGQARQSK, translated from the coding sequence ATGACGACTTCCTTGACTCAGGGTATCACCCTTGAAGATTTCCTCAAATTGCCATATTTGGAGGATTCTCCAGCATGGGAATACTTGCATGGAGTCGCAATTCAGAAACCGATGCCTAAGACTCGACACTCTATCCTACAAAAACGTCTTTTAGCTGAGGTTGACAGCCACACTGTTGATTATACAGCTTTACCTGAGTTGCGATGTACCTTCGGCGGGCGTTCGATCGTTCCTGATGTTGCGGTAATTGCATGGAATCGAATTAACCTCAATCAAGCAGGTGAACCGGAGGACGACTTTAGGGAAGCACCTGATTGGACTATCGAAATTCTTTCACCGGATCAAAAGGTAAACCGTGTAATTGACAACATTCTACATTGTTTAAAACATGGCAGTAAATTAGGATGGATGCTTGATCCAGATGATTATTCTGTTTTAATGTTTACGGACCAACAAGAGCCAGAAGTTTGCAGAGGGGATCACCAGCTTAAGGTAATTGCAGGGGTTCAGTTGACACTGACTCCACAACAAATCTTTGCATGGCTAAAAGTTGGTCAAGCTAGACAAAGTAAGTAA
- a CDS encoding type II toxin-antitoxin system death-on-curing family toxin, whose translation MIEEPKWLSSDAVQVIQETLIARTGGTPGVLNPTLLESTVNKPKFFFQYEPESSIFKLAAAYGYGFIKNHCFCDGNKRIALATVSIFLRKNGYRLNASEAETVTFFRGLAGALETYEEGFARLTDWIEQYAIELED comes from the coding sequence ATGATCGAGGAACCGAAATGGTTATCGAGTGATGCGGTTCAGGTGATTCAGGAAACTTTAATCGCTCGAACCGGAGGGACTCCAGGAGTTTTAAACCCAACCCTGTTGGAATCCACTGTCAATAAGCCAAAATTCTTTTTTCAGTACGAACCTGAATCATCGATTTTTAAGTTAGCGGCGGCCTATGGCTACGGTTTTATCAAAAATCATTGCTTCTGCGATGGCAATAAACGTATAGCTCTGGCCACCGTTTCAATTTTTTTGCGAAAGAACGGCTATCGCTTGAACGCCAGTGAAGCAGAAACGGTCACTTTCTTTCGCGGTCTTGCGGGCGCTCTCGAAACCTATGAGGAGGGTTTCGCCAGATTGACCGATTGGATCGAACAATATGCGATCGAACTGGAAGATTAA
- a CDS encoding AbrB/MazE/SpoVT family DNA-binding domain-containing protein — protein MTSLTLRKIGNSIGVILPKEVLSRLNVEEGDQIYITESPDGYRISGFDPDFEETMKAFEDTYSQYRNAFKELAK, from the coding sequence ATGACAAGTCTAACGCTCCGAAAAATCGGCAATTCCATAGGTGTGATCTTACCGAAAGAGGTTTTATCCCGACTGAACGTAGAGGAAGGAGATCAGATTTATATCACGGAATCGCCAGATGGATACAGAATTTCTGGCTTTGATCCCGATTTTGAAGAAACCATGAAAGCTTTTGAAGATACTTACTCTCAGTACCGCAACGCCTTTAAGGAACTCGCCAAATAA
- a CDS encoding reverse transcriptase domain-containing protein yields the protein MKRYGNLYSQIIEFDNLFLAARKAQSGKRFRDNVLDFNFNLERELMQLQRELKDKNYHPGAYRTFHIIDPKSRLISAAPYRDRVVHHALCNIIAPIFERTFIHDSYANRVGFGTHRALRRFIRFARSSSYILQCDIKKYFPSLDHEILKGLIRRKIKCPDTLWLIDTIIDNSNEQETVIDYFPSDDLLTPLERKRGLPIGNLTSQFFANIYLNGLDHSLSHRSSG from the coding sequence ATGAAGCGTTACGGTAATCTCTATTCCCAAATTATCGAATTTGATAATCTATTTCTTGCCGCTCGTAAAGCACAATCGGGCAAGCGTTTTAGGGATAACGTTCTAGATTTTAATTTTAATCTGGAAAGGGAACTGATGCAATTGCAAAGGGAGCTAAAGGATAAAAATTATCATCCTGGAGCCTATCGAACCTTCCACATCATAGACCCCAAAAGTCGCCTGATATCGGCCGCACCTTATCGGGATAGAGTAGTCCATCACGCTCTATGTAATATCATTGCTCCTATTTTCGAGCGCACTTTTATTCATGATTCCTATGCCAATCGGGTTGGATTTGGAACTCATAGAGCTTTGAGGCGATTCATCCGCTTTGCCCGCTCTAGCTCTTATATCCTTCAGTGCGACATCAAGAAATACTTTCCTTCCCTCGACCATGAAATCCTTAAGGGACTGATACGGCGCAAAATTAAATGTCCCGATACCCTCTGGTTGATCGATACTATTATCGATAATAGCAACGAACAGGAAACTGTCATCGATTACTTCCCCAGCGATGACTTGCTGACTCCTTTAGAACGAAAAAGAGGTCTGCCCATCGGTAATTTAACCAGTCAGTTTTTTGCTAATATTTATCTTAATGGACTCGATCATTCTCTTTCGCACCGAAGTTCGGGTTAA
- the avd gene encoding diversity-generating retroelement protein Avd, which translates to MKELSVIQKCYDLVKWYVPIIERFPRVHKFTIGDRVINQLYNILENLIRAKFAKSKLAKLEYINTELAVLRHQNRLLLDFKLIDLKRYEYVSQLIDELGGELGNWIKTQREREAKPD; encoded by the coding sequence ATGAAAGAATTATCGGTGATTCAAAAGTGTTATGATTTGGTAAAGTGGTACGTTCCGATTATAGAGCGTTTTCCCAGGGTTCACAAGTTCACGATAGGGGACAGGGTAATCAACCAACTTTATAACATATTAGAGAATTTAATCAGGGCTAAATTTGCCAAAAGTAAGCTTGCCAAACTTGAATATATCAATACCGAATTAGCTGTTCTCAGACATCAGAACCGACTGTTATTAGATTTTAAGTTGATCGATCTGAAACGCTATGAATACGTCAGTCAGTTAATTGATGAATTGGGAGGAGAATTAGGCAACTGGATTAAAACCCAACGTGAACGAGAAGCGAAACCAGATTAA
- a CDS encoding DNA-binding domain-containing protein: MGRPQIAVRIPPPLLAELNQYVERVGTSKTDVIVSAISQYLGCAETVPLSQRVAELETKVKELQVLLKARFIGGANE; this comes from the coding sequence GTGGGCAGACCACAAATCGCCGTCCGAATTCCCCCACCCCTCCTCGCCGAACTCAACCAGTACGTCGAGCGGGTTGGCACGTCCAAGACGGATGTGATCGTCAGTGCGATCTCTCAATACCTAGGCTGTGCCGAGACTGTGCCGTTGAGTCAGCGAGTAGCTGAGTTGGAAACTAAAGTTAAAGAACTACAAGTATTGCTCAAAGCTAGATTTATTGGAGGTGCAAATGAGTGA